Proteins encoded within one genomic window of Triticum aestivum cultivar Chinese Spring chromosome 2D, IWGSC CS RefSeq v2.1, whole genome shotgun sequence:
- the LOC123048280 gene encoding stress-response A/B barrel domain-containing protein HS1 translates to MAAAAGSGGVVKHLVLARFKEEATPEALDQLIRRYAGLVDAVPSMKAFHWGTNVTVLDTHEGFTHVFESTFENTEGVKEYIAHPSHVEFVDEFLALAEKMLIMDYKPAATN, encoded by the exons ATGGCCGCGGCTGCGGGGAGCGGCGGCGTGGTGAAGCACCTCGTCCTCGCGCGGTTCAAGGAGGAGGCGACACCGGAGGCGCTGGACCAGCTCATCCGCCGCTACGCCGGCCTCGTCGACGCCGTCCCCTCCATGAAGGCATTCCACTG GGGGACTAATGTGACCGTACTAGACACGCACGAAGGGTTCACACACGTCTTCGAGTCCACTTTTGAAAATACTGAGGGAGTCAAGGAGTACATTGCACACCCATCACATGTAGAGTTTGTAGATGAATTCTTGGCTTTGGCAGAGAAAATGCTCATAATGGACTATAAGCCTGCAGCTACCAATTAG
- the LOC123051115 gene encoding stress-response A/B barrel domain-containing protein HS1, which produces MAAAAGSGGGGVVKHLVIVQFKEDVTPERLDGLIRGYAGLVDKVPSMKAFHWGTDVSIENMHQGFTHVFESTFESTEGVKEYVYHPAHVEFATDFLGSTEKVLIIDFKPAAGN; this is translated from the exons ATGGCTGCGGcggccgggagcggcggcggcggcgtggtgaaGCACCTCGTCATCGTGCAGTTCAAGGAGGACGTGACCCCGGAGCGGCTGGACGGCCTCATCCGCGGCTACGCCGGCCTCGTCGACAAGGTCccctccatgaaggccttccactg GGGAACCGATGTGAGCATTGAGAACATGCATCAGGGGTTCACACACGTCTTCGAGTCCACCTTTGAAAGCACAGAGGGAGTCAAGGAGTACGTTTACCACCCAGCACACGTCGAGTTTGCAACTGATTTCTTGGGTTCGACGGAGAAAGTCCTCATAATCGACTTCAAGCCGGCAGCTGGCAACTAA
- the LOC123051113 gene encoding uncharacterized protein isoform X1: MASTSSSLGAILQRFPLLAPRPASRRAPTARRAVANKISCIGWDPEGILAPPQPGHISRLEFRRRLDSDADARAAFDLQVKEEQERRRKEREARVIPETDAGLVEFFLDTDAREIEIEIGRLRPRLNKAFFDHIQREIAQIKFAVTRTAANEDRLIELEAMQKVIGEGVEAYDKLQNDLVTAKERLTNILQSKDRKKTLLDMVERNELNMSILTLLDENIASAKTSNQEEAVAFMEDVRSSMLKYITV; this comes from the exons ATggcgtccacctcctcctccctcggcgccATCCTCCAGCGCTTCCCGCTCCTGGCGCCCCGCCCCGCCTCCCGCCGCGCGCCCACCGCCCGCCGCGCCGTCGCCAACAAGATCTCCTGCATCGGATGG GACCCGGAGGGCATCCTGGCGCCGCCGCAGCCGGGCCACATCTCGCGCCTCGAGTTCCGGCGCCGCCTCGACAGCGACGCCGACGCGCGCGCCGCCTTCGACCTCCAGGTCAAGGAGGAGCAGGAGCGCCGCCGCAAGGAGCGCGAG GCGCGGGTGATACCTGAGACGGACGCCGGGCTGGTGGAGTTCTTCCTGGACACGGACGCGCGGGAGATCGAGATCGAGATCGGCAGGCTCCGCCCCAGGCTCAACAAGGCCTTCTTCGACCACATCCAGCGCGAGATCGCGCAGATCAAATTCGCGGTCACCAGGACAGCG GCGAATGAAGACAGGCTGATCGAGCTGGAGGCGATGCAGAAGGTCATCGGGGAGGGAGTTG AGGCCTACGACAAGCTTCAAAACGACCTCGTGACGGCCAAGGAGCGGCTCACCAACATCCTGCAATCCAAAGATAGGAAGAAAACT CTGCTCGACATGGTCGAACGGAACGAGCTCAACATGTCCATATTGACGCTTCTCGACGAGAACATAGCGAGCGCCAAGACGAGTAACCAG GAGGAGGCTGTGGCTTTCATGGAGGATGTGCGCTCCTCTATGCTGAAATACATAACGGTATAA
- the LOC123051113 gene encoding subtilisin-like protease SBT5.3 isoform X2 has translation MKMGRGAGRALPLAMALLLALHLHATPASAAPKSYLVIFDGPPPSPTGLAAALGGTVDLIYSFGGINGLGIQIDSLLVPVLKLLSGVVAVIEDKLYAVQTTRSWEFLGLQNSNGEAHDVWKNVGKFGEGVIIANVDTGVSPISASFRDDGTLPKPANWIGGCQPGYSGCNNKLIGARVFNEGIKAMSEQNGEQVNQTEVNSPWDYEGHGTHTLSTAGGGFVPNVGALGHGTGTAKGGSPRAHVASYKACFKEGCSGLDILRAILTAVEDGVHVLSLSVGSPASDYATDTIAIGTAYAVTQLVVVVAAGGNDGPAAGSISNVAPWMLTVGASTMDRTFPADVVIGTKTITGQSLSGSTDQPCAMISGEKANAAGQSAANSSLCVPGSLDPAKVRGKIVVCTRGSNGRVAKGEVVKDAGGVGMVLCNAAASGDDVSADPHIIPAAHCSYSQCIDIFNYLQSDPSPMGAIKTRDAELGVKPSPVMAAFSSRGPNTITPQILKPDIIAPGVNVIAAYSQEVSPTGLASDSRRVAYMVESGTSMSCPHVAGIAGLLRAKYPKWNPNMVYSAIMTTANRGGNDGVGIRDETGNAATPFSYGSGHVNPVRALDPGLVYDTTTHDYLNFICSLRPTNTQGLLPVSLPLPLDILWTLLIRVFHGTDSNPFQCSKGANRPEDLNYPSISVPCLPSSGSFTVKRRVRNVGGGAASYTVSITQPAGVTVIVDPSTVSFDGKSPDEEKHFKDPEGILAPPQPGHISRLEFRRRLDSDADARAAFDLQVKEEQERRRKEREARVIPETDAGLVEFFLDTDAREIEIEIGRLRPRLNKAFFDHIQREIAQIKFAVTRTAANEDRLIELEAMQKVIGEGVEAYDKLQNDLVTAKERLTNILQSKDRKKTLLDMVERNELNMSILTLLDENIASAKTSNQEEAVAFMEDVRSSMLKYITV, from the exons ATGAAGATGGGGAGAGGAGCCGGCCGCGCTCTGCCGCTCGCCATGGCGCTCCTCCTCGCGCTGCACCTGCACGCCACGCCGGCGTCGGCTGCCCCCAAG TCTTACCTGGTGATCTTCGATGGGCCGCCGCCCTCTCCGACTGGTCTGGCCGCTGCACTCGGCGGCAC GGTCGACCTGATCTACTCCTTCGGCGGCATCAACGGGCTCGGGATCCAGATCGACAGCCTTCTCGTACCAGTCCTCAAAC TGCTCAGCGGGGTGGTGGCCGTGATCGAGGACAAGCTTTATGCGGTCCAGACAACGCGCTCGTGGGAGTTCCTAGGGCTCCAAAATTCTAACGGCGAGGCGCACGACGTGTGGAAGAACGTTGGCAAGTTCGGCGAGGGGGTCATCATTGCCAACGTCGACACAG GTGTATCGCCGATATCTGCAAGCTTCAGGGACGACGGCACCTTGCCCAAACCGGCGAACTGGATCGGTGGATGCCAACCAGGCTACTCCGGCTGCAACAA CAAGTTGATCGGCGCGAGGGTTTTCAACGAGGGCATCAAGGCAATGAGCGAGCAGAACGGCGAGCAGGTGAACCAGACCGAGGTGAACTCGCCATGGGACTACGAGGGGCACGGCACGCACACGCTGTCCACGGCCGGCGGCGGCTTTGTGCCCAATGTCGGCGCCTTGGGCCACGGGACGGGCACGGCCAAGGGCGGCTCGCCGCGGGCGCATGTGGCCTCGTACAAGGCGTGCTTCAAGGAAGGGTGCTCCGGCCTGGACATCCTCAGGGCCATACTCACGGCGGTGGAGGACGGCGTGCATGTGCTCTCGCTCTCCGTCGGCTCCCCCGCCTCCGACTATGCCACCGACACCATTGCGATAGGAACTGCCTACGCTGTCACCCAGTTGGTCGTCGTCGTCGCGGCGGGTGGCAACGATGGCCCCGCGGCAGGCTCGATCAGCAATGTGGCTCCGTGGATGCTCACCGTGGGCGCGAGCACCATGGACAGAACCTTCCCCGCCGATGTCGTCATCGGTACCAAGACTATCACG GGACAAAGTCTATCAGGCAGCACCGACCAGCCATGTGCGATGATCAGCGGGGAGAAGGCCAATGCCGCAGGCCAATCTGCCGCCAACTC GTCGTTGTGCGTGCCTGGCTCCCTGGACCCTGCCAAGGTGAGGGGGAAGATAGTGGTGTGCACCAGAGGATCCAACGGCCGAGTGGCCAAGGGGGAGGTGGTGAAGGACGCCGGCGGCGTCGGCATGGTCCTCTGCAACGCCGCCGCCAGCGGGGACGACGTCAGCGCCGACCCGCACATCATCCCGGCGGCTCATTGCTCCTACTCCCAGTGCATAGACATCTTCAACTACCTCCAGTCTGATCC ATCACCGATGGGTGCGATCAAGACGAGGGACGCAGAGCTGGGTGTGAAGCCATCGCCGGTGATGGCAGCCTTCTCATCCCGTGGGCCCAACACCATCACCCCTCAGATCCTCAAGCCCGACATCATCGCGCCAGGTGTGAACGTGATCGCCGCGTACAGCCAGGAGGTCTCGCCGACGGGCCTGGCTTCCGACAGCCGCCGTGTCGCCTACATGGTAGAGTCCGGCACCTCCATGTCGTGTCCGCACGTGGCCGGCATCGCCGGCCTGCTCAGGGCGAAATACCCGAAATGGAACCCAAACATGGTCTATTCCGCCATCATGACCACCG CCAACAGGGGAGGCAACGACGGTGTCGGGATCCGGGACGAGACCGGCAATGCCGCCACGCCCTTCAGCTATGGCTCGGGCCACGTGAACCCGGTGAGGGCCCTGGACCCGGGCCTGGTGTACGACACCACGACGCATGACTACCTCAACTTCATCTGCTCCTTGAGGCCCACCAACACCCAGGGCCTCCTCCCGGTCTCGCTCCCGCTCCCGCTTGACATACTCTGGACCCTGCTCATCCGCGTGTTCCACGGCACCGACTCCAACCCGTTCCAATGCAGCAAGGGCGCCAACCGCCCCGAGGACCTCAACTACCCGTCCATCTCCGTGCCCTGCCTGCCCTCCTCCGGCAGCTTCACCGTGAAGCGTAGGGTGAGGAAcgtgggcggcggggcggcgtcgtaCACCGTCAGCATCACGCAGCCGGCCGGGGTGACGGTCATTGTGGACCCCAGCACGGTGAGCTTTGACGGTAAGAGTCCAGACGAGGAGAAGCACTTCAAG GACCCGGAGGGCATCCTGGCGCCGCCGCAGCCGGGCCACATCTCGCGCCTCGAGTTCCGGCGCCGCCTCGACAGCGACGCCGACGCGCGCGCCGCCTTCGACCTCCAGGTCAAGGAGGAGCAGGAGCGCCGCCGCAAGGAGCGCGAG GCGCGGGTGATACCTGAGACGGACGCCGGGCTGGTGGAGTTCTTCCTGGACACGGACGCGCGGGAGATCGAGATCGAGATCGGCAGGCTCCGCCCCAGGCTCAACAAGGCCTTCTTCGACCACATCCAGCGCGAGATCGCGCAGATCAAATTCGCGGTCACCAGGACAGCG GCGAATGAAGACAGGCTGATCGAGCTGGAGGCGATGCAGAAGGTCATCGGGGAGGGAGTTG AGGCCTACGACAAGCTTCAAAACGACCTCGTGACGGCCAAGGAGCGGCTCACCAACATCCTGCAATCCAAAGATAGGAAGAAAACT CTGCTCGACATGGTCGAACGGAACGAGCTCAACATGTCCATATTGACGCTTCTCGACGAGAACATAGCGAGCGCCAAGACGAGTAACCAG GAGGAGGCTGTGGCTTTCATGGAGGATGTGCGCTCCTCTATGCTGAAATACATAACGGTATAA